From Sphingobium sp. B2D3C:
CGGCGATCTTCGCGGTTTCCTCGTCGGTCACGCGCAGGCCGTTCACGAACTTGCTCTCGACGCCCAGCTTCTTGAGCATCGCGCCGATCTGCGGCCCGCCGCCGTGGACGACCACGACATTGATGCCGACCATCTTCATCAGCACCACATCCTCGGCGAAATCGCGCGCGGCCTCCGGGTCTCCCATGGCATGGCCGCCATATTTCACGACGAACGTCTCGCCGGCATAACGCTGCATATAGGGCAGCGCCTCGGTAAGGGTTTCGGCCTTGGCCAGCAGGGCGGGATCGGGTGCGTGATCGGTCATGCGCGGGCGCATAAGGCTTTGCGGCCCGCGCTGCAAGAAAGGAGGGGGTGTGGCATCCCTTACCTCCCTGTTCGCCCTGAGCCTGTCGAAAGGCCGTGCTACTTCTTTCCCTCTATCAAGAAGAAGAGCGAGGCTTCGACAAGCTCAGCCCGAACGGATTACATTACCGGTCGAGCCGGCGCCCCAATGCCACGAACGCATAGATGACCGGTGGCACAAGCAGCGCCGAGAGCAGAACCTTGGCGAGCATCTGCCCCACCAGCAGCGCTCCGATGGGGAAGACACCGTAAAAGGCGATGGTGACGAACAGCAGCGTATCGACGATCTGCGAGAGCACGCTCGCCGTGCCGGCGCGCAGCCAGAGCAGCCGGCTCCCCGCCTGCCCCTTGAGCGCCGCGAAGATGGTGACGTTGAGGATCTGCGAAATACCGTAAGCGACGATGCCGCCCGCCCAGATGCGCGGCGTGCCGGACATGATCATGGCGAAGGCTGCCTGCCGCTCCGGCGCCATTTCGTGCGCGGCCGGCAGGGCCAGCACAACCACGGAGAGCAGGATCGAGACGATCAGCGGGATGAAGCCCAGCAACACCAGCCGGTTGGCAACGGCGCGGCCATGCAGTTCTGCCACTGCGCTCGACACGACGACCAGCAGCAGAAAGGCGAAGATGCCGGCTTCCACCGCCAAGTCCCCCAAGCCAAGCGCAGAGCCGATCGCGCCGAGCGGCCCGAGCGAAACCTGTTTGTTGCCGAGAACACCCGCGATGCAGACCATGCCGCCATAGAAGACGGACAGGACGAACAGCGAGCGGGCGATGGGTGCGGACGAGGCCTGAGCGGGTGCGGTCATCCCCGTCGCTTAATGCCTTTGCAGCGAGGCGGGAAGAGACCCTGTGCGTGCATGCCACGCGCCGCCGTGCAACGACACCCGGCGCCGCGCAGCCGATTGCCGCGCTGCAGCGCGCCTGTATAAGCGATTCGCGCTGATGGCCCTTTGGCGGGCCATGCGAACAGGGGACAGCCGCCACTCCATGCCCATCCTCATCGGCCTCGTTGGCATCGTCGCGATTCTTGCCATCGCCGTGCTGCTCTCCGGCAACCGGCGCGCCATCCGCCTGCGCGTGGTCGCCGCCGCCTTCGCCTTGCAGGCCGGCATCGCCCTGCTCGTTCTCTACGTACCCGCCGGCAAGGCCGCCATCGCCGCCATGTCGCATGGCGTGGGCAATCTGCTCGGCTATGCGCAGGCCGGCACGAACTTCATCTTCGGGCCGCTCGCCCGGCCGGAGGTCGGCGGCACCAGCTTTGCCATCGCCGCCCTGCCCGTCATCATCTTCTTCGCGAGCCTCGTCTCGATCCTTTACTATCTTGGCATCATGCAGTTCGTCATTCGCTGGGTCGGCGGCGCCATCCAGAAGGTGACGGGCATCTCCCGCGTGGAGAGCCTGTGCTGCGCGGCCAATGTGTTCGTCGGCCAGAGCGAAAGCCCGCTCGTCATCCGGCCTTATCTCGCCAGCCTCACGCCCGCCCAGCTCTTCACCGTGATGACGAGCGGCATGGCCGGCGTGGCAGGCACGATCCTAGCCGCCTATGCCTCGATGGGCATCCAGATCGATTATCTGCTCGCCGCCGCCTTCATGGCCGCGCCGGGTGGCATCTTGATGGCCAAGATCATCATGCCGGACAATCCCGACGATGCCGAGATCGAGCCGGTCATCCTGCCCGATGCCACGCATGAGGAGGAGAAGCCCGCCAATCTCATCATGGCGGCCGCGCAAGGCGCGCAGACCGGCGTGAAGCTGGCCGTCGCGGTCGGCGCGATGGTGCTTGCCTTCGTGGCGCTGGTCGCGCTGGCCAATGGCCTGCTCGGCGGGGTCGGCAACTGGTTCGGCTATCCCGATCTCAGCTTCCAGCTGCTGATCGGCAAGCTGTTCGCGCCGGTGATGCTGCTGCTCAACATTCCCTGGAACGAGGCGCAGGTCGCGGGCGGACTGTTCGGCACCAAGGTCGTGCTCAACGAGTTCGTGGCCTTTATCGAGCTGGGGCAGGTGCAAGCCACGCTATCGCCCGCCACGGTGGCGATCACCACCTTTGCGCTGTGCGGCTTCGCCAATTTCTCCTCCATCGCCATCCAGATGGCGGTGACCGGCAGCCTAGCCCCCAATCAGCGGCCGATGATCGCCCGGCTCGGCATCAAGGCCCTGATCGCCGGTAGCCTCGCCAATCTGATGAGTGCGGCGCTGGCCGGGCTGATGCTGAGCCTCTGATCGAGCAAGGGGAGATGTGCGGATGCTGAAGCTCATCATCGGCAACAAGGTCTATTCGAGCTGGTCGCTGCGCGGTTGGCTGGCCGCCAAGCAATCCGGCCTGCCGTTCGAGACAGTGCTGGTCCCGCTCTACGATGAGGCGTGGGAAGCCCGCAAGGCGCAGCCGGATCTCGCAGTCTCCAATGGTAAGGTGCCGACTCTGTGGGATGGCGACATCGCCGTGTGGGACAGTCTTGCCATCATCGACTATCTCGATGCGCTCTCCGGCGACGCTCGCTTCTGGCCGCAGGACAAGGCAGCGCTGGCGCTGGCCCGCTCGATGGCGGCGGAAATGCATTCCGGTTACCAGCCGCTGCGCCAGACCTGCGGCATGAACACCCGCCACATCCTCCCCCCGCGCGATCTCGGCCCCGATGTCGCCGCCAATGTGGCGCGCATCGTGGACGTGTGGGCACAGGCCCGCACGCGGTTCGGGGCAGAGGGCGATTATCTCTTCGGCTCCTTCGGCGCGGTGGACATCATGTTCGCGCCGGTCGTCTCGCGCTTCGTCACCTATTCCATCGCAGTACCGCCTGCAGCGCGCGCCTATATGGACGACATCCTCGCCCACCCATGGATGCGCGAATGGCTGGACGATGCCGCGCAGGAAAGCTGGGTTATCCCACGGCTGGAGCCCGCGGGCGGGGTTTAAGACCCACCACCTTCCCATTCGTGTCGAGCGAAGTCGAGACACTACGCACTGCACTCACGTGTCTCGACTTCGCTCGACACGAACGGGAGGCTTGTGGAGTAAACTGATGCATGAGCCTGCAAGCGTGCCTGAGAACCAAAGCTCCTGGGAAGGCAGGAGCCGAGGGCGCCGCAGTCCGCATCCCGATATCAAGGCAATCGCTCAGTCCCATAAGGCGCGCCATCGCGATGCTGATAGCCGCCGGCCGTGAAGATCATGTCGATATCGGAATAGCGCCCGCCAGCATCGCGATCTCCCGCGCTCAGGCAGATGAAGGTGCAATTCGTATCGCTGCGATTGACGAGATGGTGGCCATTGGCGACGCCCGCGGCCCAGGCCACGCAATCGCCGGGGTGCAGGATGGTCTCGCCTTCGTCCTCGATCAGCACCGCCTGCCCGGACAGCATGATCAGAAACTCATCCTCGCCCAGATGCCAGTGCCGCTGCGAGGACCAGGCGCCCGGCTCCAGCACGACATGGCTGGCGCCCAGATGCGTCAGGCCGGCATGGCGCCCCAGCCGCCGGTGCCAGCGCCCGGCCACCGGCTCGTTGAACGGCGGCGGATAGCCCGTGCTGTTGCTCTGCTCCACCTGCTCGATCTCGATCTTGGGCATGTCGGCTCCTCCTGTGTTGCGCCCCTCCTCGCTACCGCAGGGGCCCCATCACCGCCAGAGGGAGCGCAGGGCGCGGACCTCGCTTCCCTTGGCGCGCAAGCTTGGCTAACGCAGGCGCCATGAGCAACGCCCCGTCCCTCACCGATCCTGTCGCGCTTGCCGAAGCGCTGATTGCCTGCCCGTCCGTCACACCGGCGACCGGCGCGGTGTTCGATGCGCTGGAAGCGATGCTGACCCCGCTCGGCTTTACCGTCGAGCGCTTCATCGATGGCGAGCCGCCGCACGGGCCGGTGGAGAATCTATTGGCGGTCCGTCGGACGGGCGATGGCCCGCATGTCGCCTTTGCCGGCCATCTGGACGTGGTGCCCCCCGGCGAAGGCTGGACGAGCGACGCCTTCCAGCCCGAGCGGCGCGGCGAGTTGCTCTACGGGCGCGGCGCTGTGGACATGAAGAGTTCCATCGCGGTGTTCGTCGCGGCGATCGCGAGGGCCGACGCCGAGGGCACCTCGCTGCCCGGCACGATCAGCCTGCTCATCACTGGGGATGAGGAGGGCGACGCCGTCCACGGCACCCGCGCGCTGATGCGCCACATGGCCGAGCGCGGCGTGACGCCCGATGTCTGCCTCGTCGGCGAGCCGACCTCGGTCCACCGCCTTGGCGACATGATCAAGATCGGCCGGCGCGGCTCGGTGAACATGTGGATCAGCGTTGAGGGCATGCAGGGCCATGTCGCCTATCCGCATCTGGCGAAAAACCCAATCTCGCCGCTGGTGCGCATTTTGTCCGCCATTGAGGCGATCGAACTGGATCAGGGCACCGACTGGTTCCAGCCCAGCAATATCGAGATCACCGACCTGCATGTCGGCAATCCAGCAACCAATATCATTCCCGCAAAGGCCACGGCCCGCATCTCGATCCGCTTCAACGATCTGCATCGCGGCGAGGATCTGGTTGCCCGAATCCGCACCCTGGTGGAGGCCGAAGGCGGCACGCTGCGCGCCATGATCAGCGGCGAGTCGTTCTTCACCCAGCCGGGTCCGTTTTCCAGCCTGATTAGCGAGGCGATCGCCGCCGAAACCGGCCTCACACCGGAGCTGTCCACCAGCGGCGGCACCTCGGATGCCCGGTTCCTCTCGGCGCTTTGCCCGGTCGTGGAGTTCGGTCTGCTGAATGCGACGATGCACAAGCTGGATGAGGCGGTGTCGCTGGCCGACATCGAAAGCCTCACGCGCATCTACAAGCGGATCCTGAGCGCAGCCCCAACGCTCGGTTGACCCGGCGGCTCTAGGGCGAACCGCTCAGGCAACCTTGCGCCTCACCTGCTAAACCGCCGATCCCAAAACCAAAAGAAAACGCCGCCGGTCTCCCAACCGACGGCGTTTCCCAAATCTGTCGACTGATTGAAAATCAGGCGAAGGTGACGCTCGTGGCGCCAGCGCGGCGACGCATCACGCCACCGACCAGGCCGAGGCCGGCGATCATCATCGCCCAGGTGGCGGGCTCCGGAACCGGAACGGTCGCGAGATTGTCGATCTCGAACGAGTTGCGGCTCGATTCCAGCGTCAGGCCCACGATCTTCTCGTTACCCTCAGCGAAGATCTGGAACAGGCCATTGGTGTTCGCCAGGATCTGGTTGCCGTCGGCGTCATTGGTGAAGTTGCCGCCCGGCGTGATGACGAAGCTGGAGCCACCGTCCAGCAGAACGGTCAGCGTGTTGTAGGCGTCGATCGAACCCCAGTCGAACTCCACCGCGCTGGCAGCGCCGAAGTTGATCGTCGCAGAACCGTTGGCGAGAACCGACAGATAGGAAGACGAACCGAACGTCGCATAGGCCGGCGGCGCGCCGGTCGAGTTGGACGGCGGCGTGTTGATCTGGAAGTTCGAGCCGGTGATGCCAGCCGTCGTGTCGAACTGGTTGATCACATTGTAGCCTGCCGTCGGTGCGGACGTGCCGGGGAAGTACAGGAAGGTCACGGCCTGCGCCGGGGTAACCGCGGCAAGGCCGAGGGCGATCGCAGACGCCTTGGCAAAGAGGTTCATGTTCATGTTCAACTCCCACATAAGAGGGGCAATTGTTAATCGATTCTTAACCCTCCGTCCAATGGGATTTCGCAGAAACGCGGTAAATTTCTGTCTCATTTCGGAGCGCGAATATGAACGAACGCAAATGGCGGTTTCCTGCCTGCCAGCGGGCGACATGCCAGCGCGGACATCCTCGTGCGCATGGCTATCCCGGGCCATGCGGCGCTGCCTAATTGCTGCGGCGCAAAATCACGTAGAGCGCGCCATCCCCGCCATGGCGGGGATGGGCCTGGCGAACGCTGGCGATGCGGTGGGCATGGGCGCTCCTCGCCAGCCAATCACCGATTTCCGCGCGAATCGCGCCACGTCGCCGGGTTTCGCCGGGCGCCGGGGCGGGCCGCGGCTTGCCGGTCACCACCAGCAGCACCCGCCAGCCCTGCGCGAGGGCATCGCCGATGGCCCGTTCCAGCCGGATATGCGCTGCCGCCAGATTGAGGCCGTGCAGATCGATGGCATGATCGGGAATAATCCGCCCGGAGCGAATGCGCTTCTCCCAGCTGCCGTCCAGCACGGGCACGGCGACGGGCGCCGGCGGGGATGGCGGCGGCGCCACGGGACGACTCGGTGGAATTCGGCCCTTCACCGGCTTGGGCGTATCCAGCGCCGCAGCAAAAGCCGCTGCCGAGACCGGCTCCACCGGTGGAAGCGGACGGACCCGCCGCAGGGGTGTCACCGTACGGGTCAGCTTGCCCCAGAGCGCGCGCTCATCGGGCGTGAGAACCCGCCGGGCCACGCTCAGCGGCCAGCGGTCAGGCGGGCATAGGTGCCGATCGGCAGCAGCAGCAGGGCGCTCCCACGGGCAGACATGCCGCCGGCGATGCCGCGAGCGCGCTCACCGGCACCCCAGAAGGTATCGAAGCGATTGCTGCCCTTGATGGCCCCACCGGTATCCTGTGCGATCCAGAGCCCGTTGGGCTCGACCCGGTCGAGCGACAGCAGCACCGGCGCGCCGAGCGGCACGAAGGTGGGGTCGGCCGCGACGCTCACCTCCGCCGTCACCGGCACGCCCAGCGCACCCAGCGGCCCGGGACCGGTCAGCTCCTGGAAGAAGACGTAGCTTTTATTCTCGTTCATGATCGACTGGCCCTGCGCCGGATTGGCGCGCAGCCAGCTCATGATGTCCTGCATCGAGCCGATCTGGATCAGCCCCCGGTCCCGCATCAGCCGGCCGATGCCGGTATAATCGCGCCCATTCTGCCCGGCATAGCCGATGCGCATGATCCCGCCATCAGGCAGGCGCAACCGCCCGCTGCCCTGCACCTCGAGGAAGAACAACTCGACCGGATCGACGGCATAGGCCAGTTCCAGACCACGCCCGTCCAGCACGCCTGCGGTGATGGCCGCCCGGTCATCATAGGGCACGAAGCTGGAGCCCTGCACCTTGCCCCTGATGCGCCGACCCTTGAGGCTTTCGCTGAACAGGCCGAGATCGACCTCGATGAGATCGTCCGGCTTGCGATAGATCGGCGTCTCGCAGCCCGTGGCGCGCGTGCGGCAGCCAGCGATTTCCGGTTCGTAATAGCCGGTCGCGAATGCCTTGCCGTCACCGACCTGCACGGTTTCGAAATAGCGCCGGAAGAATTCCCGCGCGTTTGCCTCGCTCCAGCTTGCCGCCGCCGCGCAGGCCGTTTGCCAGTCGGCATTGCCGGTGAGGCCGCTCTGGTCGCGCCGACGCAGCAGCGAGGGGCAGGAGAGGCGGAAAGCCCGCAAGGCTTGCCCCATCCGCTCGGATGCGGCCGGCAGAACCGTGTCGATCGCTGGCCCCGGCGTCAGGCCGGCCGCCACGGCGGGCGCCAGCTCAGCCTGATCGGGCGCAGGGGTAGGCGCAGGGACCGGGGTAAGCGGCGGACGCGGGGTTGCCGGTTGCGGCGGCGTGGCGGGCGAAGAAGGCCGGGAGGGGACGGGTCTCTGACCAGGCCCACCCGGCGGAATCATGCTCCCGCACGCCGCAAGCGCCAGCGCGCTTGCCAGAGCGGAAAGCTGCTTGAAACGAGTCTGAAAACGAGCCGGCATGGCGATCCGCCTGCGCGCGATCAGCCTTCGTCCGTCTCCACCAGCTCCCAATTGGGATCGCGGCTGGAGAGATTGCGGCTGAACGTCCAGGTTTCCGCCGTGGAGATGGCATCGTCCAGCGATCCGGCCACGACATTGCCGTCCCGGTCACGCGTGATGGCGGACAGATCCGCTTCGAAGTGGATCGCGATGAAGGCGGTGCCGCTCTCGACGCGCGCAGCGTCGATCCGCGCGTCCTCGATGCGGACGAGCTTGTTGTCCATGGTCAGCCCATCGGCCTCGCGCTGGTCGATGGCGGCGCTGAACGCCTCATACACATCGTCCGCGCAATAGGTGCGCAGCGTCTCGCGGTCGCCCTTCCAATAGGCTTCGAGGATCATGCCATAGGCCGCCTTGGCGCCACCCAGAAACTGCGCGACATCGAAGTTGCGGTCGGTCGCGATGATCGCGCGCAGACCGGGCTGGGCTGGCACTGCCACCGCATTGTCGGCCGCGCGCTGAGCGGGCGTGCGATTGTCGACCTGCCCGGAGGACGGCATGGGCGCGGCCGGACGATCGTCGGCCGGCGTGGGAAGCTGCCGCTGCTCATGACCCGTGCGCTTGCCGAGCACAGAGTAAAGCCGCAACGCCAGCAGTGCGAAGATCATGGCCAGCACGACGATGACGGTCACGAGGTCAACACCCTTCCTTCAAAATACAACCCGCAAGACATAGGCACGTTCGCGCAAAACTTCAAACGGACAACGCGCCAGATCGCCGGAACGATACCGACATTGGGTAAAAAAGCCGCCAACGCAGGCGCCCGGCCTCCCCACCCCGATTTTCGTCGGCCCCGCATGCGTTCCGCGCACCCGGGAAGCGCCACCCCATTGCCCCCGCCTTGCGTGCCTGCTAAGCGGCGCGCCCATGGACAAGGAGCGCGGTTTTGCCCGGCACGCTCGGTGTCCGGCGACTTTCCAGCTTCTAGGTCGCGGCGGTCCTGCGCCGGCGGCATGGCAGCGACCATCGAGGAACAGGATTCACGCATGACCGACACGACCGACACCGTCGCCAATGGCGCCGACACCCAGCCCCAGATCGGCCTGATCGCGCAATATGTGAAGGATCTCTCGTTCGAGAACCCGAACGCGCCGGCCGTCTACCAGTGGCAGGAGCAGCCGCAGATCGACATCAACTTCAACATCAGCAACAACCAGATTGCCGATGATGTGTACGAAGTCGCGCTGAAGGTGAGCGCTAAGGCCGTGGCCGAGCAAGGCACCGCCTTTGCCGTCGAACTGGTGTTCGCCGGCCTCTTCGGCATCCGCAACGTGCCCGATGACCAGATGCGCCCGTTCCTCTATGCCGAGGCGCCCCGCCTGCTCTTCCCCTTCGCCCGCCGCGTGCTGGCCGATGCGGTGCAGGATGGCGGCTTCCCGCCGCTCATGCTCGATCCCATCGATTTCGGCGCCCTGTACGTCCAGCAGCAGGCGCAGATCGAGGCCGCCGCGCAGGGCGAGCCCGCCGGCCACGCCTGATCATCATCCAGTCCGGCATAGAGGAAGGGTCATGCCCATGCGCTTTGCCTTTCCTCGCCTGACTGCAGCCCTTCGCCGCTCGGCCGCGCCTCAGCGCTGCCGGGCGGTGCCGTTTCAGCCCGCGTCCACTCCGGCGGGCCTGCCATGAGCCTGCTGCGCTCTACCGGCACCATCGGCGCCCTCACCCTCGTCAGCCGCGTCCTCGGCATGGTGCGGGACATGCTGATGGCGCGCTACGTCGGCGCCGGCTTCGCGTCGGACGCCTTCCTGATCGCCTGGCGCCTGCCCAACCTGTTCCGCGCCCTGTTCGCGGAAGGCGCTTTCTCCGCCGCCTTCGTGCCGATGTTCAACCGCATCATGGGCAAGGAGGGCGCCGATGATCCGGAGGCCGGACGCGCGGCAGCGATTCGCTTTGCCGGTCAGGTGCTCTCGGTCCTCTTCCCCATCCTCGTCGCGCTCACCATCGTCATGATGCTCGCCGCCGGACCGGTCGTGTGGGCGATGACCGGCGGCTTCCCGGATGGTGGTCCTGAGAAGTTCGCGCTCGCGCGCCATCTCACCATCATTACCTTCCCCTATCTCGGGCTGATCTCGCTCACCTCGCTGCTCGGCGGCATCCTCAACAGCTTCAACCGCTTCTGGGTCAATGCCGCAGCGCCGTCCCTGCTCAACCTGTGCATGATCGGGGCGCTGCTGTTCTTCCGGGGGGACACGGAGATCGAAACGGCCGTCACTCAAGCGATTGCCGTCACCGTCTCCGGGGCGATGCAATTGCTCTGGCTGATCTGGTCCTGCCGCCGGATCGGCGTGGCCCTGAAGCTGTCGGCCCCGCGCCTCTCGCCACAGGTGAAGGCGATGCTGCTGCTGATCGCGCCCGCCGCCATCGGCCAGGGCGCCATACAGATCAACCTGCTCATTTCCACCTCGCTTGCAGCGCGCTTCCTGCCGCAAGGCTCGGTGAGCTGGATCTATTATGCCGACCGGCTGAACCAGCTTCCGCTCGGCCTGATCGGCATCGGCGTGGGCACTGCGATGCTGCCGCTCATCTCCCGCCAGATCGGCGCCGGCGACACCCGCGCCGCCAATGAGACGCAGAACCGCGCGCTGGAACTGGCGCTGTTCCTCGCCTTGCCCGCCGCGATCGCCCTGTTCGTCTCGGCCGTGCCGATCATCCGCGGCGTCTTTCAGCATGGCGCCTTCACGGCGGAAGACACGCTCGGCGCGGCCGCCGTGCTCGCCGCCTTCGCACCGGGCGTCCCCGCCTATGTGCTCATCAAGGTGTTGACCCCCGGCTTCTACGCCCGTGCCGACACGAAAACGCCCGTGCGCATCGCGTTCATTGCCATGCTGGTCAATCTGGTCGGCAATCTCACGCTGATCTGGCGGTTCGGTGCCGCCGGCATTGCGGCTTCCACGGCTCTCTCGGCCTGGGTGAACGTCGCGCTGCTCTACTGGACGCTCAGCCGCAAGGAGCACCTCACCCTCGACGCACGCTTCCGCGCCAAGGCGCTGCGCATCGTCGCAGCGGGCGCGCTGATGGGCGCCGCGCTCTGGGCGGGCAACCAGCTTCTCGACGCGCATATGGCCGCCGGCTTCTGGCGCCGCCTCATCGCGCTCGGCCTGCTCTGCGGTGGCGGCGGGCTGGTCTACGCCATCGCCGCCATCGGCTTTGGCGCCTATCGCATTGCCGAACTGAAGGCGCAGTTGCGGCGCAGACCGCGCTGACGCGCCCCCTCCCGATTGTTCGCCCGGCTTGACGCCACGCCTCACGGACGACAGAGCGGGGCTCTTCTTATAAAGCAGGACTTTCCTCATGCGCGTGCTCTCCGGCATCCAGCCGACCGGTAATCTCCATCTGGGCAATTATCTGGGCGCGATCCGCAACTGGGTGCGGATGCAGGATGAGATGGATTCGGACTCGCACTGCTTCTTCTTCCTAGCGGACATGCACTCGATCACCGTCCACGAGACGCGCGAGCAAAGGCTGGCCAATGTGCGGGACATGGCGGCTGCGCTCGTCGCGTGCGGCATCGACCCGGATCGCTCCGTGCTGTTCAATCAGGCGCGCGTGCCGGCTCATGCCGAGCTGTGCTGGTTGCTCAATGGCACGGCGCGGATCGGCTGGCTGAACCGCATGACCCAGTTCAAGGACAAGGCCGGCAAGAATCGCGAGGGCGCCAGCGTCGGCCTGTTCGTCTACCCGGTTCTGCAGGCCGCCGACGTGCTGCTGTATCAGGCCACCCATGTGCCCGTAGGCGAGGACCAGAAGCAGCATCTGGAGCTGACCCGCGACATTGCGGTCAAGTTCAACGCCGATTTCGGCGTGGAGCTGTTCACCCTGCCCGATCCGATCATCCCCAAGGAGACAGCGCGGATCATGAGCCTGCGCGATGGCACGGCCAAGATGTCCAAGTCCGACCCCAGCGACATGAGCCGGATCAACCTGACGGACGACAGCGACACCATCGTGCAGAAGGTGCGCAAGGCCAAGACGGATGCCGAGCCGCTGCCCGCCGAGGCGGCCGGTCTGGCCGGGCGGGCCGAGGCGCTCAATCTGGTCGGCATCTACGCCACCCTTTCGGGCACCACGCCCGATGCGGTGTGCGCGCAGTTCGCCGGGCAGGGCTTTGGCGCCTTCAAGCCTGCGCTGGCCGATCTTCTGGTGACGCACCTCGCGCCGATCCGGGAGCGGTTCATTGCGCTGCAGGAAGATCATGCCGCGCTCGATGCCATATTGGAGAAGGGTGCGGCGGCGGCCGCAAAGGCAGCCGAGCCCACCCTGCGCGGCGCCTATGAGGCGATGGGATTGATGCGCTGAGCGGAAGGCCGCTGCGCCGTTTCGACACACGGCACGCCGATTGCAGGAACCGCATTCAACGCCAGTTCATTTGACCTAAGGTATCAAGGCGTACACTACGTCCTAGAGGGTGTACTCGCCCGAGAAACGGAACCGTCTTATGAACAGCAAGCGTCTCCTCGTCACTGCAGCGGCCTCGCTCCTTGCGCTTGGCCTCGCAGGCTGCGCCTCGCCCTTCAAGGCGGATGTGGCCCGCTTCCAGCAGCTTCCGCCCGCGCAGGGCCAGAGCTTCACCATCATGCCCGGCGAACAGGATTTGGCCGGCAGCCTCGAATTCCAGCATTATGCGGATCTGGTCGCCCAGCGTCTGGTCGATCAGGGCTATACCCGTGCGGCCGATCCGGCGAGCGCGCAGCTCGTCGTTGAGCTGGATTATGGGGTGGATCGCGGTACGCAGCGTGTCCGCTCGACCGGCTTTGCCCGCTCGCCCTTCTACGATCCCTTCTATTATCCAGGCTACTACCGTGGCTGGCGCGGCCGCTATGTGATGGGCTGGAACGATCCCTTCATGTGGGGACCGGGCTATACGGATATCGAGAGCTACATGGTCTACCAGAGCGATCTGCACATGCGGATCAACCGGGTCGGCGGCGAGCCACTGTTCGAGGGCACCGCCCGCGCCCAGTCGCTCAGCAACAAGCTGACCTATCTGGTGCCGAACCTCATCGACGCGCTGTTCACGGGCTTCCCGGGGCAGAATGGCGAAGAGGTCCGCGTGACCGTGGCGCCCGAACCGAAGAAATAGGCTTTCGGCAGATTATCGAACAGGCCGGTGCCCTCCCAATGGGCGCCGGCCTTTTTCTTGGGGCTCGTCAGGCGGGCGTGTCGTCCCCGCTGGCACCGAGCTTCTGCTTGCGGAACAGTGTGCGGTCGGCCTCGCCGAATGCGACCTTCCACATCAGCACGCAATAGACAGCCAGCGTGAGCGGCAGGCCAACCACCAGCTCGATCCATTCGAGCCGGCGCGGGAGCAGCGTGAAGCCAAAGCCGACAAGCCCGGCTACGACACCGCAGAGCACAAGGCTCGACCGCCAGATCGGCAGGCGCATCCCCAGCAGACCGCTGAGCAACCGGGATTTGGCGATGGCGCCGCAACCAAGGGCAATCGCCAGCGCCACCGCCGGCATCGCGGCG
This genomic window contains:
- a CDS encoding cupin domain-containing protein, with protein sequence MPKIEIEQVEQSNSTGYPPPFNEPVAGRWHRRLGRHAGLTHLGASHVVLEPGAWSSQRHWHLGEDEFLIMLSGQAVLIEDEGETILHPGDCVAWAAGVANGHHLVNRSDTNCTFICLSAGDRDAGGRYSDIDMIFTAGGYQHRDGAPYGTERLP
- a CDS encoding NupC/NupG family nucleoside CNT transporter yields the protein MPILIGLVGIVAILAIAVLLSGNRRAIRLRVVAAAFALQAGIALLVLYVPAGKAAIAAMSHGVGNLLGYAQAGTNFIFGPLARPEVGGTSFAIAALPVIIFFASLVSILYYLGIMQFVIRWVGGAIQKVTGISRVESLCCAANVFVGQSESPLVIRPYLASLTPAQLFTVMTSGMAGVAGTILAAYASMGIQIDYLLAAAFMAAPGGILMAKIIMPDNPDDAEIEPVILPDATHEEEKPANLIMAAAQGAQTGVKLAVAVGAMVLAFVALVALANGLLGGVGNWFGYPDLSFQLLIGKLFAPVMLLLNIPWNEAQVAGGLFGTKVVLNEFVAFIELGQVQATLSPATVAITTFALCGFANFSSIAIQMAVTGSLAPNQRPMIARLGIKALIAGSLANLMSAALAGLMLSL
- the dapE gene encoding succinyl-diaminopimelate desuccinylase, whose translation is MSNAPSLTDPVALAEALIACPSVTPATGAVFDALEAMLTPLGFTVERFIDGEPPHGPVENLLAVRRTGDGPHVAFAGHLDVVPPGEGWTSDAFQPERRGELLYGRGAVDMKSSIAVFVAAIARADAEGTSLPGTISLLITGDEEGDAVHGTRALMRHMAERGVTPDVCLVGEPTSVHRLGDMIKIGRRGSVNMWISVEGMQGHVAYPHLAKNPISPLVRILSAIEAIELDQGTDWFQPSNIEITDLHVGNPATNIIPAKATARISIRFNDLHRGEDLVARIRTLVEAEGGTLRAMISGESFFTQPGPFSSLISEAIAAETGLTPELSTSGGTSDARFLSALCPVVEFGLLNATMHKLDEAVSLADIESLTRIYKRILSAAPTLG
- a CDS encoding queuosine precursor transporter gives rise to the protein MTAPAQASSAPIARSLFVLSVFYGGMVCIAGVLGNKQVSLGPLGAIGSALGLGDLAVEAGIFAFLLLVVVSSAVAELHGRAVANRLVLLGFIPLIVSILLSVVVLALPAAHEMAPERQAAFAMIMSGTPRIWAGGIVAYGISQILNVTIFAALKGQAGSRLLWLRAGTASVLSQIVDTLLFVTIAFYGVFPIGALLVGQMLAKVLLSALLVPPVIYAFVALGRRLDR
- a CDS encoding Smr/MutS family protein, with protein sequence MARRVLTPDERALWGKLTRTVTPLRRVRPLPPVEPVSAAAFAAALDTPKPVKGRIPPSRPVAPPPSPPAPVAVPVLDGSWEKRIRSGRIIPDHAIDLHGLNLAAAHIRLERAIGDALAQGWRVLLVVTGKPRPAPAPGETRRRGAIRAEIGDWLARSAHAHRIASVRQAHPRHGGDGALYVILRRSN
- a CDS encoding glutathione S-transferase family protein encodes the protein MLKLIIGNKVYSSWSLRGWLAAKQSGLPFETVLVPLYDEAWEARKAQPDLAVSNGKVPTLWDGDIAVWDSLAIIDYLDALSGDARFWPQDKAALALARSMAAEMHSGYQPLRQTCGMNTRHILPPRDLGPDVAANVARIVDVWAQARTRFGAEGDYLFGSFGAVDIMFAPVVSRFVTYSIAVPPAARAYMDDILAHPWMREWLDDAAQESWVIPRLEPAGGV
- a CDS encoding PEPxxWA-CTERM sorting domain-containing protein; amino-acid sequence: MNMNLFAKASAIALGLAAVTPAQAVTFLYFPGTSAPTAGYNVINQFDTTAGITGSNFQINTPPSNSTGAPPAYATFGSSSYLSVLANGSATINFGAASAVEFDWGSIDAYNTLTVLLDGGSSFVITPGGNFTNDADGNQILANTNGLFQIFAEGNEKIVGLTLESSRNSFEIDNLATVPVPEPATWAMMIAGLGLVGGVMRRRAGATSVTFA